From the Priestia koreensis genome, one window contains:
- the rpoB gene encoding DNA-directed RNA polymerase subunit beta, translated as MTGQLVQYGRHRQRRSYARISEVLELPNLIEIQTSSYQWFLDEGLREMFQDISPIDDFTGNLSLEFIDYSLGEPKYSVEESKERDVTYAAPLRVKVRLINKETGEVKDQDVFMGDFPLMTETGTFVINGAERVIVSQLVRSPSVYYSGKLDKNGKTGYTATVIPNRGAWLEYETDAKDVVHVRIDRTRKLPITVLLRALGFGSDQEIIDLIGDNEYIRNTLEKDNTETTEKALLEIYERLRPGEPPTVDNAKSLLVSRFFDPKRYDLASVGRYKINKKLHIKHRLFNQRLAETLVDPETGEIIAEKDTMIDRRTLDRILPMLEAGVNFQSHNPVGGVVEEDIVLQSIKIYAPNDADGEKVINVLGNAYVEEPIKNITPADIISSISYFFNLLHQVGDTDDIDHLGNRRLRSVGELLQNQFRIGLSRMERVVRERMSIQDTNTITPQQLINIRPVIAAIKEFFGSSQLSQFMDQTNPLAELTHKRRLSALGPGGLTRERAGFEVRDVHYSHYGRMCPIETPEGPNIGLINSLSSYAKVNKFGFIETPYRRVDPDTGKITDRIDYLTADEEDNYVVAQANARLSDDGSFLDDGIVARFRGENTVVKRERVDYMDVSPKQVVSAATACIPFLENDDSNRALMGANMQRQAVPLLNPEAPIVGTGMEYVSGKDSGAAVICKHPGVVERVEASQVWVRRYTEVDGQQVKGDLDKYRMLKFIRSNQGTCYNQRPIVSVGDEVVKGEILADGPSMEKGELALGRNVLVGFMTWDGYNYEDAIIMSERLVKDDVYTSVHIEEYESESRDTKLGPEEITRDIPNVGEDALRNLDERGIIRIGAEVKDGDLLVGKVTPKGVTELTAEERLLHAIFGEKAREVRDTSLRVPHGGGGIILDVKVFNREDGDELPPGVNQLVRVYIVQKRKISEGDKMAGRHGNKGVISRILPEEDMPYLPDGTPIDIMLNPLGVPSRMNIGQVLELHLGMAARQLGIHVASPVFDGAREEDVWSTIEEAGMARDAKTVLYDGRSGEPFDNRVSVGVMYMIKLAHMVDDKLHARSTGPYSLVTQQPLGGKAQFGGQRFGEMEVWALEAYGAAYTLQEILTVKSDDVVGRVKTYESIVKGENVPEPGVPESFKVLIKELQSLGMDVKILAGDEKEIDIMDQEEDPEQPVDSIMMESDAEPVEALKDPVTKE; from the coding sequence TTGACAGGTCAACTAGTTCAGTATGGACGCCACCGCCAACGAAGAAGTTATGCTCGCATTAGCGAAGTATTAGAGTTACCAAATCTAATCGAAATCCAAACCTCTTCATATCAATGGTTTCTTGATGAAGGTTTGCGTGAAATGTTCCAAGATATTTCGCCGATTGATGACTTTACGGGTAACTTGTCGCTAGAGTTTATTGATTATAGTCTTGGAGAGCCGAAGTACTCAGTAGAGGAGTCAAAAGAGCGTGATGTAACTTACGCTGCACCTTTACGTGTAAAAGTGCGCTTAATCAATAAGGAAACTGGTGAAGTGAAGGACCAAGATGTATTTATGGGGGACTTCCCTCTAATGACTGAGACAGGTACTTTTGTTATCAATGGTGCTGAACGTGTAATCGTATCTCAGTTAGTTCGCTCACCGAGCGTGTATTATAGTGGCAAACTAGATAAAAACGGTAAGACAGGTTATACAGCAACGGTTATTCCAAACCGTGGTGCTTGGTTAGAGTATGAAACTGATGCAAAAGATGTAGTACATGTACGTATTGACCGTACACGTAAACTACCAATCACGGTACTACTACGTGCGCTAGGTTTCGGAAGTGATCAAGAAATCATCGATCTAATTGGTGATAATGAGTATATCCGTAACACATTAGAAAAAGACAATACAGAAACAACTGAGAAAGCATTGTTAGAAATCTATGAGCGATTACGCCCAGGTGAACCACCAACGGTTGACAATGCGAAATCTCTATTGGTTTCTCGTTTCTTTGATCCGAAACGCTATGATTTAGCGAGTGTAGGACGTTATAAAATTAACAAAAAGCTTCATATTAAACATCGCCTTTTCAACCAGCGTTTAGCTGAAACGTTGGTAGATCCTGAAACAGGTGAAATTATTGCGGAAAAAGATACGATGATTGATCGTCGTACTTTAGATCGCATTCTGCCAATGCTTGAAGCTGGAGTGAACTTCCAGTCTCACAACCCGGTTGGTGGAGTAGTAGAAGAGGACATCGTTCTTCAATCTATTAAAATCTATGCGCCAAACGATGCTGATGGTGAAAAAGTAATTAATGTACTTGGTAATGCATACGTAGAAGAACCTATTAAAAACATTACTCCAGCTGACATTATTTCTTCTATCAGTTATTTCTTCAACTTGTTACATCAAGTAGGGGATACTGATGATATTGACCATTTAGGTAACCGTCGTTTGCGTTCTGTAGGAGAATTGTTACAGAATCAATTCCGTATCGGTTTGTCTCGTATGGAGCGTGTAGTTCGTGAAAGAATGTCGATTCAAGACACTAACACAATTACACCTCAACAATTAATTAATATCCGTCCTGTAATTGCAGCGATTAAAGAGTTCTTTGGTAGCTCTCAGTTGTCTCAGTTCATGGATCAAACAAACCCGCTAGCTGAATTGACTCATAAGCGACGTCTTTCTGCCTTAGGACCTGGTGGTTTAACTCGTGAACGTGCTGGCTTTGAAGTACGTGACGTTCACTACTCTCACTATGGTCGTATGTGTCCGATTGAGACGCCAGAGGGTCCAAATATCGGGCTAATCAACTCATTGTCCAGTTATGCTAAAGTTAATAAATTTGGTTTCATTGAGACTCCATATCGTCGTGTTGACCCAGATACAGGGAAAATCACTGATCGAATTGACTACTTAACTGCTGATGAAGAGGATAACTATGTTGTCGCTCAGGCGAACGCACGTCTATCTGACGATGGTTCATTCCTTGACGATGGTATCGTTGCTCGTTTCCGTGGTGAGAATACGGTAGTTAAACGCGAACGCGTTGACTACATGGACGTATCACCTAAGCAAGTAGTATCTGCTGCAACAGCATGTATTCCTTTCTTAGAAAATGATGACTCCAACCGTGCCCTAATGGGAGCGAACATGCAACGTCAAGCAGTTCCTTTATTAAACCCAGAAGCTCCTATCGTTGGTACAGGTATGGAATACGTATCTGGTAAAGACTCTGGTGCTGCAGTAATCTGTAAACACCCAGGTGTCGTTGAACGTGTAGAAGCTAGCCAAGTTTGGGTTCGCCGTTATACAGAAGTAGACGGTCAACAAGTAAAAGGTGACTTAGATAAATATCGTATGCTTAAGTTCATCCGTTCTAACCAAGGTACTTGTTACAATCAACGTCCAATCGTAAGTGTTGGAGACGAAGTTGTAAAAGGTGAAATCCTTGCAGACGGTCCTTCTATGGAAAAAGGTGAACTTGCTCTAGGACGTAACGTTCTTGTTGGATTCATGACATGGGACGGTTACAACTATGAGGATGCGATCATCATGAGCGAACGCTTAGTAAAAGATGATGTGTACACATCTGTTCATATTGAAGAATACGAATCAGAATCTCGTGACACAAAACTTGGACCTGAAGAAATCACTCGTGATATCCCTAACGTAGGGGAAGATGCATTACGTAACCTTGACGAGCGTGGAATCATCCGCATCGGGGCTGAAGTAAAAGATGGAGATTTACTAGTAGGGAAAGTAACGCCTAAAGGTGTAACAGAACTTACGGCTGAAGAACGTCTTTTACATGCAATCTTTGGTGAAAAAGCTCGTGAAGTACGTGACACTTCTCTTCGTGTACCACATGGTGGTGGAGGAATTATCCTTGATGTTAAAGTCTTCAACCGTGAAGATGGAGATGAATTACCACCAGGTGTTAACCAATTAGTGCGTGTTTACATCGTTCAGAAACGTAAGATTTCTGAAGGTGACAAAATGGCCGGTCGTCATGGTAACAAAGGGGTTATCTCACGTATCTTACCTGAGGAAGACATGCCTTATTTACCAGATGGCACACCAATCGATATCATGTTGAACCCATTAGGGGTACCATCTCGTATGAATATCGGTCAGGTACTAGAATTGCACTTAGGAATGGCTGCTCGTCAGCTAGGTATCCACGTTGCTTCTCCAGTATTTGACGGTGCTCGTGAGGAAGATGTGTGGTCTACAATTGAAGAAGCTGGTATGGCACGTGACGCGAAAACAGTTTTATATGATGGTCGTTCTGGTGAACCGTTCGATAATCGTGTATCTGTTGGGGTTATGTACATGATCAAGCTTGCTCACATGGTAGATGACAAACTTCATGCTCGTTCAACTGGTCCTTACTCATTAGTAACGCAACAGCCATTGGGTGGTAAAGCTCAATTTGGTGGTCAGCGTTTCGGTGAGATGGAGGTTTGGGCACTTGAAGCTTATGGTGCTGCTTACACGTTACAAGAGATTCTTACAGTTAAATCAGATGACGTTGTTGGTCGTGTGAAAACGTACGAATCAATCGTAAAAGGTGAAAATGTTCCAGAACCAGGTGTTCCAGAATCATTCAAAGTATTAATTAAAGAACTTCAAAGCTTAGGTATGGATGTTAAAATCCTTGCTGGCGATGAAAAAGAGATAGATATTATGGATCAAGAAGAAGATCCAGAACAACCAGTAGACTCTATTATGATGGAGTCAGATGCTGAACCAGTAGAAGCATTAAAAGATCCTGTAACTAAAGAATAG